Below is a window of Clostridiales bacterium DNA.
CACCGTCATATTACCCGTCTCTGGTCCCTGGACAAAGTCCAGAGCCTTGAAGCCCTGGATGCATGGATTCTCCGGACGGAAAAGCTGGCCGGAAAAACCAATCTCCAGTACTACGTGGAATACAAGTTTGACGGCCTGACCATCAACCTGACCTATGAAGGCGGAAAACTTGTCCAGGCCGCGACACGCGGAAACGGAATCATCGGGGAAGCAATCCTTCCGCAGGCCCGGACAATTCACAGCCTGCCGAAAACCATTCCGTATACCGGAAGGATTGAAGTGCAGGGTGAGTGCATCATGCGGCTGAGTACCCTGGAAAAGTACAACGCAGCCCATCCCGATGACCGCCTGAAGAACGCACGCAATGCCGCAGCCGGCGCACTTCGCAACCTGGATCCTGCCGTTACGGCAGAGCGGCACCTGGATGCGTTTTTCTACCAGGTCGGTACAATTGACAATCCGCCATACGATTCCCAGCCTGGAATGCTCCGTTTCCTTCGTGAAAACGGATTCCAGGTCAGTCCTTTCCTCGGAAAGGGAACCGGGCGGGAAGAGCTTGAAAAGTGCATCCGGGAGATCGAATCACAGCGGAACAGCCTGGACTGGCTGATCGACGGTGTTGTGATCAAGGTCGGAGACAGCCAGCTGCGTGAACAGATGGGTTACACTGAAAAATTCCCCCGCTGGGCTGTCGCTTTCAAATTTGAAGCCGAGGAATGTGTCACCACCCTGGAAAACGTTACATGGGAGCTTGGGCGGACCGGCAAGCTGACGCCGCTTGCACATGTAAAACCGGTGGATTTTTACGGTGTCACAGTCCAGAAAGCCACACTGAACAATATGGGTGATATCCTGCGCAAGGATATCGCCATCGGGTGTGATGTCTGGATCCGCCGCAGCAATGACGTCATTCCCGAAATCATGGGCCGTGCCGGAGAAATCAGGCCGGGGGAAATCCCCATTGAAAAGCCCTCCGCCTGTCCTGCCTGCGGCGGTCCCCTGACAGAAAGGGGTGCCCATATTTTCTGTATGAACCGGATCAGCTGCAAACCGCAGGCGATTGCCCGCATCAGTCACTTTGCGAGCCGGGAAGCCATGGATATTGAAGGACTGAGTGAAAAAACCGCTGCCCAGCTGTATGACCAGGCCGGTATCCGGGAGCCCGCCGACCTTTACAGCCTGACGCCCATGGATTTCCTGATGCTTGACGGATTCAAGGAAAAGAAAGCCGCCAAGCTGTCCGAAGCCCTCGAAAAAAGCAAGCACTGTGAACTGGACGCTTTCCTGTTTGCCCTTGGCATTCCCAATGTCGGACGGAAAACGGCCCGCGATCTGGCCAATGCTTTCGGCACCCTGGACAGCCTGGCCGGCGCCGATGCGAAAGCATTGACCTCCATACCGGATATCGGCGATGTAGTTGCCGGGAGCATTGTTGAATACTTCACTTTCCCTGAGAACCGGCGGACAATCGAAAAGCTCATCCATGCCGGCGTCCATCCAAAGGAAGCCGCCGGCAAAGCAGATGGTCCCTTCAGCGGAATGTCGGTTGTCGTAACGGGAACGCTGCCCACGCTGAGCCGTAAGGAAGCCGAAGACCTGGTCCGTTCATGCGGCGGGAACGCTTCCGGCTCCGTCAG
It encodes the following:
- the ligA gene encoding NAD-dependent DNA ligase LigA; this encodes MNEQKSARMHELVRKLNDASHAYYVLDNPYISDMQWDQMYDELRALENETGIVLEDSPSRHVGGGETLRGFEEHRHITRLWSLDKVQSLEALDAWILRTEKLAGKTNLQYYVEYKFDGLTINLTYEGGKLVQAATRGNGIIGEAILPQARTIHSLPKTIPYTGRIEVQGECIMRLSTLEKYNAAHPDDRLKNARNAAAGALRNLDPAVTAERHLDAFFYQVGTIDNPPYDSQPGMLRFLRENGFQVSPFLGKGTGREELEKCIREIESQRNSLDWLIDGVVIKVGDSQLREQMGYTEKFPRWAVAFKFEAEECVTTLENVTWELGRTGKLTPLAHVKPVDFYGVTVQKATLNNMGDILRKDIAIGCDVWIRRSNDVIPEIMGRAGEIRPGEIPIEKPSACPACGGPLTERGAHIFCMNRISCKPQAIARISHFASREAMDIEGLSEKTAAQLYDQAGIREPADLYSLTPMDFLMLDGFKEKKAAKLSEALEKSKHCELDAFLFALGIPNVGRKTARDLANAFGTLDSLAGADAKALTSIPDIGDVVAGSIVEYFTFPENRRTIEKLIHAGVHPKEAAGKADGPFSGMSVVVTGTLPTLSRKEAEDLVRSCGGNASGSVSKKTAFVVAGEAAGSKLSKAQSLGIEVIDEPEFLRRAGK